From a single Micromonospora carbonacea genomic region:
- a CDS encoding DEAD/DEAH box helicase, producing the protein MIVAELYQQGRPLVVVTRQAPAVAGAWARLQASMSRGIVGGSADRMEVRVDVFLAELTALREVRTVFSEPIRLGPTLQEQIRSLISDQRRREDVAAGSHPTSPDTLAAQLAAAGFRRHLRGFQLENLALIQRLPHGADFSVPGAGKTTVALANYTLMRARKDVEQLLVIAPLAAFEAWREDAAACFERPPRIATHAGAVSIDSDVELLLTSYNRVASDYDRIRGYVGRRPTHVILDEAHRVKRGAQGVHGRAVLDLAYAARRRDILTGTPAPQGAFDLIALMRFLYPGQDQRILPASAYNERAGRDDDVLSQTSAAIQRYFVRTPKSRLGLPSTTFDVITQMMSPIQQAIYSALLGRYRGDFELDRPTRRQFDRLGRVIMYLLEAATNPMLLVAGSDDADELGFIHPPLALDGSEPLADLLARYRDYETPWKYEHVKALLEQARERGEKVIVWSTFVRNIRSLATHLKSFQPAIVHGGIPTRDSAPNGTLTREAELDRFRHDRDCHVLLANPAACGEGISLHHWCHHAIYLDRTFNAGHFLQSQDRIHRLGLKDNVTTRFTLLLSEGSIDETVNIRLREKITALSTLMDDPGLVRVALPEQDDDTPEHPAASDDMEAIASHVKARLDAA; encoded by the coding sequence CAAGGCCGCCCGCTCGTCGTCGTCACCCGCCAGGCCCCAGCCGTCGCTGGGGCCTGGGCCCGCCTGCAGGCATCGATGTCCCGAGGAATCGTCGGCGGGTCGGCCGACCGCATGGAGGTGCGCGTCGATGTCTTTCTGGCTGAACTAACGGCGCTGCGTGAGGTGCGAACGGTCTTCTCGGAGCCGATTCGGCTGGGCCCCACGCTGCAGGAGCAGATCCGCTCGCTTATCAGCGACCAAAGGCGCCGCGAGGACGTCGCTGCCGGATCCCATCCGACGTCGCCCGACACGCTAGCGGCCCAGCTAGCCGCAGCGGGCTTCCGCCGCCACTTGCGCGGCTTCCAGCTGGAGAACCTCGCGTTGATCCAGCGGCTCCCGCACGGCGCGGACTTCTCCGTCCCCGGTGCCGGCAAGACCACGGTCGCGCTGGCCAATTACACTCTGATGCGAGCTCGCAAGGACGTTGAGCAGCTTCTCGTCATCGCGCCCCTCGCCGCTTTCGAGGCATGGCGTGAGGATGCCGCGGCATGCTTCGAGAGGCCGCCCCGCATCGCGACCCATGCCGGGGCTGTCTCGATCGACAGCGACGTCGAGCTGCTACTGACCAGCTATAACCGCGTCGCCTCCGACTACGACCGCATCCGGGGGTACGTCGGCCGCCGACCCACCCACGTCATACTCGACGAAGCGCACCGGGTGAAGCGTGGAGCCCAGGGAGTGCACGGCCGCGCGGTGCTTGACCTCGCCTACGCCGCTCGGCGCCGCGACATCCTGACCGGCACCCCAGCCCCTCAAGGTGCCTTCGACCTAATCGCCCTCATGCGCTTTCTCTATCCAGGACAAGACCAAAGGATCCTGCCAGCGAGCGCTTACAACGAACGCGCGGGCCGCGACGACGATGTGCTGAGCCAGACCAGCGCCGCGATCCAACGTTACTTCGTCCGCACGCCCAAGTCACGCCTTGGCCTGCCCAGCACCACCTTCGATGTCATTACGCAGATGATGAGCCCTATCCAGCAGGCCATTTATAGTGCGCTGCTAGGTCGCTACCGCGGCGACTTCGAGCTGGACCGCCCGACCCGTCGGCAGTTCGACAGGCTAGGCAGGGTCATCATGTACCTACTGGAGGCTGCGACTAACCCAATGCTGTTGGTCGCCGGCTCGGACGACGCCGATGAGCTTGGATTCATACACCCGCCGCTTGCCCTAGACGGCAGCGAGCCGCTCGCTGACTTGCTGGCCCGGTACCGCGACTATGAAACTCCTTGGAAGTATGAGCATGTCAAAGCGTTGCTCGAGCAAGCGCGCGAACGTGGCGAAAAAGTCATCGTCTGGTCTACCTTCGTACGCAACATCCGATCGCTAGCCACGCACCTCAAGAGCTTCCAGCCGGCCATCGTGCACGGAGGAATTCCCACACGAGACAGCGCGCCGAACGGGACGCTCACTCGCGAGGCCGAGCTGGATCGCTTCCGACACGACCGAGACTGCCACGTCCTGCTTGCCAACCCAGCTGCTTGCGGTGAAGGCATCAGCTTGCACCACTGGTGCCATCACGCCATCTACCTCGACCGGACCTTCAACGCTGGCCACTTTTTGCAAAGCCAAGACCGCATCCACCGGCTTGGACTCAAGGACAACGTGACTACCCGGTTTACACTGCTCCTCAGCGAGGGAAGCATCGACGAGACCGTCAACATCCGACTGCGTGAAAAGATCACTGCCCTGTCCACGCTAATGGACGATCCAGGCTTGGTGCGTGTGGCTCTTCCCGAGCAGGACGATGACACGCCCGAACATCCGGCAGCCTCGGACGATATGGAGGCTATCGCATCGCATGTTAAGGCACGGCTCGATGCTGCCTAA
- a CDS encoding DUF3883 domain-containing protein: MLPKRGIAHAVLLLCHAAHLAPRRDVADWVGAASAQGGFIAAATDLTAPAERLLAVGLAKQTKTIVLAPPLAGIASIANSATLRHIARVLLTYDAPSWLRIAVSPDGVSREYIPTNVLRDLEWLDPELDDILLDVVRSVSISRGTEFAKRIGDAAEAVILAALRADGRHPTHVAPISDTFGYDIECIGPPMLRVEVKGCSVNSRGTFHLSRNEYNKSLIYGDEWILTQVVFKSEAFVASVLKPAHIAGVFEVSARDVALVVPADTTEFVWTESAVITPLPTAWRPVSYSIADVTMPGLAR, encoded by the coding sequence ATGCTGCCTAAGCGCGGTATAGCCCACGCGGTTCTGCTCCTCTGCCATGCCGCCCACCTCGCACCACGCCGCGATGTCGCAGACTGGGTCGGTGCCGCCAGTGCCCAAGGTGGCTTTATAGCGGCCGCCACGGACTTGACTGCGCCTGCGGAGCGCCTGCTGGCCGTCGGGCTCGCCAAGCAAACCAAGACGATTGTTCTAGCGCCTCCGCTCGCTGGAATCGCAAGCATAGCCAACAGCGCAACCTTGCGCCATATCGCCAGGGTGCTGTTGACCTACGACGCGCCTTCCTGGCTGCGCATCGCAGTGTCGCCTGACGGGGTTTCCCGCGAATACATCCCTACGAATGTCTTGCGCGACTTAGAATGGCTTGATCCCGAGCTTGACGACATACTTCTGGACGTCGTCCGCTCGGTGAGCATTTCCCGCGGCACCGAGTTTGCTAAGCGGATCGGCGACGCCGCCGAGGCGGTTATACTGGCGGCGTTGCGAGCCGACGGCCGGCATCCCACCCACGTGGCGCCCATCTCCGATACATTTGGGTACGACATCGAGTGCATTGGCCCGCCCATGCTTCGCGTGGAGGTCAAAGGTTGCAGCGTCAACAGCCGCGGCACCTTTCATTTGAGCCGTAATGAATACAACAAGAGCCTCATTTACGGCGACGAGTGGATTTTGACTCAGGTCGTCTTCAAGAGCGAGGCTTTTGTCGCGTCGGTTCTCAAGCCAGCGCATATCGCGGGCGTCTTCGAGGTCAGCGCCCGGGATGTCGCTTTGGTGGTTCCAGCGGATACTACTGAGTTTGTATGGACCGAGTCGGCGGTGATCACCCCACTGCCTACTGCATGGCGTCCCGTCTCTTATTCCATCGCTGATGTCACCATGCCAGGCCTCGCACGTTGA
- a CDS encoding IS3 family transposase (programmed frameshift) — protein MPKPYPREFRDDVVRVARDREPGVTVEQIAKDFGVHPMTLFKWLRQADVDAGAKPGTTGGESAELREARKRIRLLEQENEVLRRAAAYLSQAHLPKRLYPLVSELAADGIPVAVTCRVLNIARQPYYRWLARPVRDAELVAAYRANALVDAHRDDPEFGYRFLIDEARAAGEPMAERTGWKICSDNGWWSAFSKRRKPGKGGKAGPPVHDDLVKRDFTADGPNRLWLADITEHRTGEGKLYLCAIKDVWSNRIVGYSIDSRMKSRLAVTALHNAAARRGDVAGCVLHTDRGSQFRSRKFVHALNQHDVTGSMGRVGAAGDNAAMESFFGLLQNNVLDRRTWTTRQQLGTAIVTWIERTYHRRRRQRSLSRLTPIEYETIMTPPASQAA, from the exons GTGCCCAAGCCTTACCCTCGTGAGTTCCGTGATGACGTCGTGCGGGTGGCCCGCGACCGCGAGCCAGGTGTGACGGTCGAGCAGATCGCGAAGGACTTCGGGGTCCACCCGATGACGTTGTTCAAGTGGCTGCGCCAAGCCGACGTTGATGCTGGCGCGAAGCCCGGCACGACCGGTGGCGAGTCAGCCGAGCTGCGCGAGGCCCGCAAGCGGATCCGGTTGTTGGAGCAGGAGAACGAGGTCCTGCGGCGGGCCGCGGCGTACTTGTCGCAGGCGCATCTGCCG AAAAGGCTCTACCCGCTCGTGAGCGAGCTGGCCGCCGACGGGATCCCCGTCGCGGTGACGTGCCGGGTGCTGAACATCGCTCGTCAGCCCTACTACCGGTGGCTCGCCCGGCCTGTCCGCGACGCCGAACTCGTCGCTGCTTACCGCGCGAATGCCCTGGTCGACGCCCACCGCGATGACCCGGAGTTCGGCTACCGGTTCCTGATCGATGAGGCCCGCGCCGCCGGAGAGCCGATGGCAGAGCGCACCGGATGGAAGATCTGCTCGGACAACGGCTGGTGGAGCGCCTTCAGCAAGCGCAGGAAGCCCGGCAAGGGTGGCAAGGCCGGTCCACCGGTTCACGACGACCTCGTCAAGCGAGACTTCACCGCCGACGGCCCGAACCGGTTGTGGCTGGCCGACATCACCGAGCACCGCACGGGTGAGGGCAAGCTCTACCTGTGCGCGATCAAGGACGTGTGGTCGAACCGGATCGTCGGCTACTCCATCGACTCACGGATGAAGTCCCGCCTGGCCGTCACCGCGTTGCACAACGCCGCAGCCCGCCGTGGTGACGTGGCCGGCTGCGTGCTGCACACCGACCGCGGGTCGCAATTTCGCAGCCGAAAATTCGTCCACGCCCTAAACCAGCACGACGTGACCGGGTCGATGGGCAGAGTCGGCGCCGCCGGCGACAACGCCGCCATGGAATCGTTCTTCGGCCTGCTGCAGAACAACGTCCTCGACCGCCGAACCTGGACGACCCGGCAGCAGCTCGGGACCGCGATCGTGACCTGGATCGAACGGACCTACCATCGCCGACGACGCCAACGATCCCTGTCCCGGTTGACCCCTATCGAGTACGAGACCATCATGACCCCACCGGCCAGTCAGGCCGCGTGA